A single genomic interval of Nostoc commune NIES-4072 harbors:
- a CDS encoding Nif11-like leader peptide family natural product precursor, producing the protein MTTEAVNQFLQKVTEEPQLQQEFAKALEAGNDLQAATNLAAKHGYQFTPDELQAEIQNRQSEFQQRQNAGELNEEELEAVAGGFCTPALIGTLIGPVVGGATKVATHIAEQNS; encoded by the coding sequence ATGACCACAGAAGCTGTTAATCAATTCTTGCAAAAAGTCACTGAAGAACCACAACTTCAACAGGAGTTCGCTAAAGCCTTAGAAGCAGGAAATGACCTACAAGCTGCTACCAATTTGGCTGCCAAACACGGTTATCAATTTACTCCCGATGAACTTCAGGCAGAAATTCAGAACCGCCAGAGCGAATTTCAACAAAGACAAAATGCAGGAGAACTGAATGAAGAGGAACTAGAAGCTGTTGCGGGTGGATTCTGTACTCCTGCTCTGATTGGAACACTTATTGGTCCTGTAGTCGGAGGAGCAACCAAAGTAGCAACCCACATCGCTGAACAAAATAGTTAA
- a CDS encoding Nif11-like leader peptide family natural product precursor, with protein MLSTVVFQKKLRQQGVFIMAEKMMQESIQQFFQMASQDQELQSKLKAAPNREAYISLVVELGKEKGYSFTSAQVGSALDTAAKEAVENGEEASQLLEEELDAVAGGTNNPPPPNPPTPPPTPPAGTGGNTMAICCIVNVVDDIFD; from the coding sequence ATGTTGTCAACCGTAGTTTTCCAAAAAAAACTACGACAACAAGGAGTATTCATCATGGCTGAAAAAATGATGCAAGAAAGTATACAGCAGTTTTTCCAAATGGCATCTCAAGACCAAGAGTTGCAATCAAAGCTGAAAGCAGCGCCGAACCGTGAAGCTTATATAAGCTTGGTTGTGGAGCTGGGTAAAGAGAAAGGCTACAGTTTCACCAGCGCTCAAGTAGGGAGCGCACTTGACACCGCAGCTAAAGAAGCAGTGGAAAATGGTGAGGAAGCTTCACAGCTATTAGAGGAGGAGTTAGATGCTGTGGCCGGGGGCACTAACAATCCGCCTCCGCCGAATCCGCCGACGCCGCCACCTACACCTCCGGCAGGCACAGGTGGTAATACCATGGCAATTTGCTGCATCGTAAACGTAGTCGATGATATATTCGATTAG
- a CDS encoding Nif11-like leader peptide family natural product precursor produces MSTQAVNQFLQKVTEEPQLQQEFAKALEAGNNLQAATNLAAKHGYQFTPDELQAEIQNRQSEFQQRQDAGQLNEEELEAVAGGLCTPVIGIVGATIGGANLVTKLTEN; encoded by the coding sequence ATGAGTACACAAGCTGTTAATCAATTCTTGCAAAAAGTCACTGAAGAACCACAACTTCAACAGGAGTTCGCTAAAGCCCTAGAAGCAGGAAATAACCTACAAGCTGCTACCAATTTGGCTGCCAAACACGGTTATCAATTTACTCCCGATGAACTTCAGGCAGAAATTCAGAACCGCCAGAGCGAATTTCAACAAAGACAAGATGCAGGACAACTGAATGAGGAGGAACTAGAAGCTGTCGCAGGCGGATTGTGTACTCCTGTCATAGGAATAGTTGGTGCAACCATAGGAGGAGCCAATTTAGTAACTAAGCTCACTGAAAATTAA
- a CDS encoding type 2 lanthipeptide synthetase LanM family protein — protein sequence MSPHNYTLNLTSLVAKASTLTERLNNSSLPQVTDKDETQISERLERWCQVVAQGKLAKFQRRLACLGLDIDTIRPLLVNAYSNEQQPLPSWATTLEQVIQTAQNFANKHWYPYRYLNPEKPIPFEPIYVPCLQVATQLLLAQVGDRLKLLTDSAMAALERELVLQLSVLCSSTLMEEFSTFRSSGNAVRDFLLLCVKSPNSKEKYYAFIDQLFQDGLLSLFQEYSVLGRLVATAIDFWVEATTEFLNSLATDWSDIEQCFGGDTPLKQVVAVKPGLSDPHNRGRSVIALTFDTGMQLVYKPKDFGLDVAYYNFLEWCNSHTTLLPFKVIQVLNRSTYGWVEYVESQPCEDESAVRRFYERSGMLLCLIHTLEGTDCHSGNLIANGEQPVLVDLETLLHHRNKSMGSSESDATMLVEKQLAESVLRTWILPQWGISQNDQLTVDLSGLGGVEEQKVLATRIQNINTDAMNLGYETVVLKEANVPTIRGISLSPDDYLEDLVAGFEQMYRLLFSHQAVLLAPTSPLMILAHQKVRYVFRSTRIYHRILQNSYAPSLLRFGIDRSITLDVLSRAFLTWEQKPVFWSILAAELQAVEQLDIPIFTVLSSSDSLELPKGLIIPELFEEPSFSRVLRQLSTLSEADLAQQIEIIRGSFYSRFVREPNLVSFQVVSTPAKEVMPLTKEQLVQQAITIAVDLRQRAICAVDDSVSWISLKYRANTQGFQLQSLGVSLYDGSSGVALFLAALAKVTGNSEWHELALRTLQPLCKVLQDSNPENAARLTRQVGMSGTTGLGSIAYALAQISQLLQEPALLQDALKAAALITPDLIAADKSFDIMAGAAGTILSLLALPASTYLEMAIACGEHLLKHQTNIDKRPKAWKNSAGKQLTGFSQGAAGIAYALVRLYAVTQDSRFLDAANEAIAYEQSVFCTEAQNWPDLRYEEPCLRVSWANGAAGIGLGRLGGLSVLDTVEIRQEIAIALETTIKFAISNVDNLCWGNLGRIETLLVAAQKLNRPDLLEFVHQVVTHIVTQAQAQGTFTLFPDLPPKVYNPGFFHGTTGIGYQLLRIAYPTLLPSVLLCE from the coding sequence ATGTCACCACATAATTACACCTTAAATCTGACATCACTTGTTGCTAAAGCTAGTACTCTAACAGAACGTTTAAATAATTCTTCTCTTCCTCAAGTCACTGACAAAGATGAAACACAGATTTCAGAACGCTTAGAGCGATGGTGTCAGGTTGTGGCTCAGGGCAAATTAGCCAAATTCCAGAGGCGTTTAGCGTGTCTTGGATTAGACATTGACACTATTCGCCCTCTGTTGGTTAATGCTTACTCTAATGAGCAGCAACCCCTACCCTCATGGGCAACTACTCTCGAACAGGTAATCCAGACTGCACAGAACTTTGCAAACAAGCATTGGTATCCTTACCGTTACTTGAACCCAGAAAAGCCGATTCCCTTTGAGCCAATCTATGTTCCCTGCTTGCAAGTAGCAACACAACTACTTTTGGCACAAGTAGGCGATCGCTTAAAATTACTGACAGACAGTGCAATGGCAGCGTTAGAGCGAGAGCTTGTGTTACAACTTAGCGTTTTGTGTTCTTCGACTCTGATGGAGGAATTCTCAACATTTCGCTCATCGGGAAACGCCGTGCGCGACTTCTTATTACTCTGCGTCAAGAGTCCTAACAGCAAGGAAAAGTACTATGCCTTTATCGATCAATTATTTCAAGATGGCTTACTGTCCTTATTTCAGGAATATAGTGTCTTGGGACGACTAGTAGCCACTGCAATTGATTTCTGGGTAGAAGCCACCACCGAATTCCTCAACTCATTAGCAACAGACTGGTCTGATATAGAGCAATGCTTCGGGGGAGACACACCATTAAAGCAAGTTGTGGCGGTAAAACCAGGCTTGTCAGATCCCCACAATCGGGGAAGATCTGTGATTGCTCTCACTTTTGACACGGGAATGCAATTAGTTTACAAACCCAAAGATTTTGGCTTAGATGTTGCCTATTATAATTTTCTGGAATGGTGCAACAGCCACACTACCCTTTTACCCTTCAAAGTTATCCAAGTCCTGAACCGTTCTACCTACGGTTGGGTGGAATATGTGGAATCGCAGCCTTGTGAAGATGAAAGCGCTGTTCGACGCTTCTACGAACGCTCAGGAATGTTGCTGTGCCTAATCCACACCTTAGAAGGGACAGACTGCCACTCTGGAAACTTAATTGCCAATGGAGAACAGCCAGTATTAGTGGATCTAGAAACCCTATTGCATCATCGAAATAAAAGTATGGGTTCGAGCGAGTCTGATGCGACAATGTTGGTAGAAAAGCAGCTAGCGGAATCAGTATTACGTACCTGGATTCTACCCCAGTGGGGCATATCCCAAAATGACCAGTTAACAGTCGATCTTAGTGGCTTGGGAGGAGTTGAGGAGCAGAAGGTGTTGGCTACTCGTATACAAAACATCAACACAGATGCGATGAATTTGGGTTATGAAACAGTTGTCCTCAAGGAAGCCAATGTGCCGACAATCAGAGGGATTTCTCTTTCCCCAGACGATTACTTAGAAGATTTGGTAGCGGGATTCGAGCAGATGTACCGCCTGCTGTTTTCCCATCAAGCAGTTCTCTTAGCCCCAACAAGTCCCTTGATGATTCTGGCACATCAGAAAGTCCGGTATGTGTTTCGCTCTACCAGAATTTATCATCGTATTCTACAAAACTCTTATGCTCCAAGTTTGTTGCGATTTGGTATTGATCGCAGTATTACCCTTGATGTTTTGAGTCGAGCTTTTTTAACGTGGGAACAAAAGCCTGTTTTCTGGTCGATACTGGCAGCTGAATTACAAGCTGTGGAACAATTAGACATCCCCATATTTACTGTTTTATCCTCAAGCGATAGCCTTGAGCTACCGAAAGGTCTAATCATCCCAGAACTGTTTGAAGAACCAAGCTTCAGCCGAGTGTTGAGGCAGCTTTCAACTTTAAGTGAAGCTGACTTGGCTCAACAAATAGAAATCATCAGGGGTTCTTTCTACTCACGGTTTGTGAGGGAACCGAATCTGGTTTCTTTTCAGGTAGTTAGCACTCCTGCAAAAGAAGTAATGCCTTTGACAAAAGAACAGTTAGTGCAACAGGCAATTACTATAGCTGTAGATCTGCGACAACGTGCTATTTGCGCCGTTGATGATAGCGTTAGCTGGATAAGCTTGAAATATAGAGCTAATACCCAAGGTTTCCAGCTTCAAAGTCTGGGTGTTAGTTTATACGATGGTAGTTCTGGTGTCGCTCTATTCCTCGCAGCTTTGGCAAAAGTTACAGGTAACTCAGAGTGGCATGAGTTAGCTTTAAGAACTTTACAGCCTCTATGCAAAGTTCTTCAAGATTCAAACCCTGAAAATGCAGCGAGATTGACAAGGCAAGTAGGGATGAGTGGAACTACTGGGCTAGGTTCGATCGCCTACGCCCTCGCACAGATTAGCCAACTTCTGCAAGAACCAGCACTACTGCAAGATGCCCTTAAAGCTGCTGCCCTAATTACTCCAGATCTGATTGCTGCTGACAAATCTTTCGACATTATGGCAGGTGCAGCAGGAACAATTCTTAGTCTTTTAGCACTGCCAGCATCAACTTACTTGGAAATGGCGATCGCCTGCGGTGAGCATCTGCTTAAGCATCAAACTAATATTGACAAACGCCCTAAGGCTTGGAAAAACTCAGCAGGCAAACAACTGACTGGTTTTTCCCAAGGCGCAGCAGGAATCGCCTATGCTCTTGTGCGGTTATATGCAGTGACGCAAGATTCCCGGTTTCTTGATGCGGCGAATGAAGCGATCGCTTATGAACAAAGTGTTTTCTGTACTGAAGCTCAAAATTGGCCTGACTTGAGATATGAAGAACCTTGTTTGAGAGTAAGTTGGGCAAATGGCGCTGCTGGAATTGGATTAGGGCGATTGGGAGGATTATCCGTTTTGGATACTGTAGAAATTCGTCAGGAGATTGCTATTGCCTTAGAAACCACTATAAAATTTGCGATCTCAAATGTGGATAATCTCTGCTGGGGTAATTTAGGTCGGATAGAGACTTTGCTGGTAGCCGCCCAAAAGCTAAACCGACCAGACCTTTTAGAGTTTGTTCATCAAGTAGTTACCCACATAGTAACCCAAGCCCAAGCTCAAGGTACATTTACTCTTTTCCCCGATTTACCGCCAAAAGTTTACAACCCAGGCTTTTTTCATGGCACTACTGGCATTGGTTATCAACTCTTACGAATTGCCTATCCTACTTTGTTGCCCTCTGTTTTATTATGTGAATGA